In a single window of the Bactrocera dorsalis isolate Fly_Bdor chromosome 2, ASM2337382v1, whole genome shotgun sequence genome:
- the LOC105227638 gene encoding probable cytochrome P450 12a5, mitochondrial, protein MFLANIRREGGFVIKKASVIHLFVTEQKSLHQHYVDTITSANPQTATTEQHDPNLDWQRARPFSELPRVGALKLIRKFLPGGAYAKLDFQDLVTSMRTDYGPIFMLPAMMGRPNIVVTHNPDDFRNIFRNEGVWPIRPFSETIRYHRNKWRADFFAGVEGAIATQGEQWNAFRKAVNPLLMQPKNIEMYGNKLALVNQEFVERIRAIRNPVTLEMPADFEECIQRWTLESVAVVALDKQLGLLRGDSEYYADALKLIAALNDFMALSVDLDYKPTLWRFIATPKFKRLMKAMDNIQSVTWKYINETVKKLEMESQQGIVRPKHEQSMLERLLKKDKKVATVMAMDMLMAGVDTTSSLAVGALLCLAKNPEKQEILRAEVMRVLPQKDGAFIEDPLKHAPYLRACLKESLRIYPVAMGNMRVPQNDLVLSGYQVPKHTYVSMIFAPLQSDERYYSRPLEFLPERWLRANTDVEEPQQVTEECTQSIKASSPFVYLPFGFGPRVCLGRRISELEVGLGIARLVRNFKIEFNYSTDKAFKGMLINMPNIPLKFKFTDIE, encoded by the exons atgtttttagcaAATATTCGAAGGGAAGGAGGCTTTGTGATAAAGAAAGCTTCGGTTATTCACTTGTTTGTGACAGAACAG aAATCGCTGCATCAACATTATGTGGACACCATCACATCTGCAAATCCACAGACAGCTACGACCGAACAACACGACCCCAATTTAGATTGGCAAAGAGCACGTCCATTCAGCGAGCTACCTCGCGTTGGTGCGCTTAAATTGATACGTAAATTTTTACCAGGCGGAGCTTATGCCAAACTAGATTTCCAGGACTTGGTGACATCTATGCGTACGGATTATGGACCTATTTTCATGTTGCCGGCCATGATGGGTCGACCCAATATCGTGGTGACGCACAATCCCGACGATTTTCGAAATATCTTTCGCAATGAAGGTGTTTGGCCCATTAGACCATTTTCGGAAACTATACGTTATCATCGGAATAAATGGCGTGCAGATTTCTTTGCAGGCGTGGAGGGCGCAATCGCAAC GCAAGGTGAACAATGGAACGCCTTTCGTAAAGCCGTTAACCCCTTGCTTATGCAACCGAAGAATATTGAGATGTATGGCAACAAATTAGCGCTAGTGAACCAAGAATTCGTAGAGCG AATACGTGCGATACGCAATCCGGTAACCTTAGAAATGCCCGCCGATTTTGAGGAATGCATACAGCGTTGGACCCTGGAATCGGTGGCTGTTGTGGCACTTGACAAGCAGCTCGGCCTGCTGCGTGGAGACAGCGAATATTATGCGGACGCTTTGAAACTTATTGCGGCCTTGAATGATTTCATGGCACTTTCCGTGGACTTGGACTATAAACCAACACTGTGGCGATTTATAGCCACACCGAAATTCAAACGTCTTATGAAAGCAATGGATAATATACAAAGTGTAACATGGAAGTATATAAATGAAACGGTTAAAAAGCTTGAAATGGAAAGCCAGCAAGGCATCGTACGTCCCAAACATGAGCAAAGTATGCTGGAGAGATTACTAAAGAAAGATAAGAAGGTAGCAACTGTAATGGCTATGGATATGCTTATGGCGGGCGTTGATACG ACCTCAAGCTTAGCCGTCGGCGCTCTACTCTGTTTGGCTAAAAATCCGGAAAAGCAAGAAATATTGCGTGCTGAGGTGATGCGTGTGCTGCCACAAAAAGACGGCGCTTTTATAGAAGACCCACTGAAGCATGCGCCGTATCTGCGTGCTTGCCTCAAGGAATCCTTACGTATTTACCCTGTGGCGATGGGAAATATGCGTGTACCACAAAATGATCTCGTACTGAGTGGATATCAGGTGCCTAAACACACATACGTCAGCATGATTTTCGCGCCACTACAATCGGATGAGCGTTATTACTCACGGCCTTTAGAATTTCTACCGGAACGTTGGCTACGTGCGAACACTGATGTCGAGGAGCCCCAGCaggttacggaggaatgtacaCAATCGATAAAGGCGAGTAGTCCTTTCGTGTATTTACCGTTCGGTTTTGGTCCAAGAGTGTGCCTTGGTCGCAGAATAAGTGAATTGGAGGTGGGCTTGGGCATAGCGAGATTGGTTAGGAACTTCAAAATAGAATTTAATTACTCAACCGATAAGGCATTTAAGGGTATGTTAATTAATATGCCAAATATAccgttaaaatttaaattcaccGATATTGAGTAA
- the LOC105227639 gene encoding probable cytochrome P450 12a4, mitochondrial translates to MFVGRRREWISIFKCNGAPKHNTAVKRLLSKQPTCFGQQTATTTKANNQAALNNESKESHPEWQQARPFKEIHRVNPYTLFFKFLPGGRYYNLDATQMFKAMFAEHADIYIMPGMLGRPDIVMTQNPDDFEQIFRNEGAWPNRPSSLCLDYHRSELRADFYQNVEGLISTHGEKWASFRSAVNPILMQPKNINIYFDKMAQVNQEFVERIRTIRDPQTLEMPDDFDKWLQRFTLESVSIVALDRQLGLLCENSAVSPEVWTLFQSMSDFFTIPFDLDFKPSPWRYIATPKFKELMRSLDNIQNITLKYINAAMERLAEEQRKGIVRPEQEQSVLEKLLRIDKKIATVMAMDMLMAGVDTSTTVFIGILLALAENPEKQQLLREEVMRVLPQRDGKFAADALSRIPYLRACIKEALRMYPLGTGNIRVTPKDIVLSGYQVPKNTWVSVVAASLLMDDRYYPRSKEYLPERWLRSTENGEGAVPLKPINPFIYMPFGFGPRMCVGRRISDLELELGIARFVRNFHIEFNYPTGDVFRTAMINLPNKPLKFKFTDIE, encoded by the exons ATGTTTGTGGGCCGAAGACGCGAGTGGATATCAATATTCAAGTGTAACGGTGCGCCAAAACACAATACGGCGGTAAAACGTCTGCTGAGCAAACAACCG ACATGTTTTGGGCAACAAACAGCCACCACAACAAAGGCGAACAATCAAGCAGCACTTAACAATGAGAGTAAAGAGTCACACCCCGAATGGCAGCAGGCGCGTCCCTTCAAGGAAATTCACCGTGTGAACCCTTACAcacttttctttaaatttttgccCGGCGGACGATATTACAACCTGGATGCCACACAAATGTTCAAGGCGATGTTTGCCGAGCATGCGGATATTTACATCATGCCTGGCATGTTGGGACGACCCGATATAGTAATGACGCAAAATCCCGATGATTTTGAGCAAATCTTTCGCAACGAAGGCGCCTGGCCGAACAGACCGAGCTCATTATGTTTGGACTACCATCGCAGCGAGTTGCGCGCAGATTTCTATCAGAATGTTGAGGGCCTTATATCAAC TCACGGCGAAAAATGGGCCTCGTTTCGTTCAGCTGTCAATCCGATACTTATGCAGcccaaaaatatcaatatttatttcgataAGATGGCGCAAGTGAATCAGGAATTTGTGGAGAG AATCCGCACCATACGTGATCCTCAGACATTAGAAATGCCCGACGACTTTGATAAATGGTTGCAACGTTTTACTCTCGAATCAGTTTCCATCGTCGCATTGGACCGCCAGCTGGGTCTGTTGTGTGAGAATAGCGCGGTGTCGCCCGAAGTGTGGACACTGTTTCAGAGCATGTCTGATTTCTTCACAATTCCTTTTGATTTGGATTTCAAGCCATCACCTTGGCGTTACATTGCCACACCAAAGTTCAAGGAACTCATGCGTTCACTggataatatacaaaatataacacTGAAATACATCAATGCTGCCATGGAGCGTCTAGCGGAGGAGCAGCGTAAAGGCATCGTACGACCGGAGCAGGAGCAGAGTGTGTTGGAGAAATTACTGCGAATCGATAAGAAAATTGCCACCGTTATGGCAATGGATATGCTCATGGCGGGTGTCGATACG aGCACCACAGTCTTCATTGGTATTTTACTCGCTTTGGCTGAGAATCCCGAGAAGCAACAATTACTACGTGAGGAAGTTATGCGCGTGTTGCCGCAGCGGGATGGCAAGTTTGCCGCCGACGCTTTAAGCCGCATACCTTATCTACGTGCTTGTATCAAAGAAGCGCTGCGTATGTACCCATTAGGTACCGGCAATATACGTGTTACACCAAAAGACATCGTATTAAGTGGATATCAAGTGCCTAAGAATACTTGGGTCAGTGTGGTAGCGGCAAGTTTACTTATGGATGACCGTTATTATCCACGTTCGAAGGAGTACTTGCCGGAACGTTGGTTACGTTCGACGGAAAATGGCGAGGGTGCTGTACCGCTTAAACCGATTAACCCCTTCATTTATATGCCTTTCGGTTTCGGTCCCAGAATGTGTGTTGGTCGAAGAATTAGTGATTTGGAACTGGAATTGGGTATTGCGCGGTTCGTTAGAAACTTCCATATAGAATTTAATTATCCAACCGGCGATGTTTTCCGAACTGCGATGATTAATTTGCCCAACAAACCACTAAAGTTTAAATTCACTGACATTGAATAG